In the genome of Desulfofarcimen acetoxidans DSM 771, one region contains:
- a CDS encoding YodL domain-containing protein, with amino-acid sequence MNGIQIKNNRILYYGNTAGYIDRDKAVVDPMFENDELKSYLSNTRGLDIEWTPGTYERLTEGKLDPEGNAQPLKKCRVWQLRPDVDPMMKFIGYDELLKHFGEPDSDNYQMVYDGKVDTNNLEELFAKFNLDHPSGYEGHSLSMSDVVEIYDGSGSSFHYVDRFGFKEVSFRPPEQELYQGPTMNM; translated from the coding sequence ATGAACGGTATTCAGATCAAAAACAACCGCATTCTCTACTACGGCAACACAGCCGGATATATCGACAGAGACAAGGCCGTGGTAGACCCCATGTTTGAAAACGACGAGCTGAAGTCTTATCTTTCAAACACCAGGGGACTGGATATTGAGTGGACGCCCGGCACCTATGAACGGCTGACGGAGGGAAAGCTCGATCCGGAAGGAAACGCACAGCCCCTAAAGAAATGCCGTGTCTGGCAGCTTCGACCCGACGTCGACCCCATGATGAAATTCATCGGATACGACGAGCTGCTGAAGCATTTCGGGGAGCCGGACTCGGACAATTACCAGATGGTCTATGACGGCAAAGTGGACACCAACAATCTGGAGGAACTCTTCGCCAAATTCAACCTCGACCACCCGTCCGGTTACGAGGGGCACAGCCTCTCCATGTCGGACGTTGTCGAGATATATGACGGTTCAGGCAGTTCCTTTCACTATGTGGACCGTTTCGGCTTCAAGGAGGTATCATTCCGGCCGCCGGAGCAGGAGCTATACCAGGGCCCGACAATGAATATGTAG
- a CDS encoding SpoVG family protein: MPKAQKADNTVQEAAQTAAEQPMPMKVDVKIGSIRPEGSVRAFASVNLNDCFAIRNVKVMDSTKGLFVAMPSYKSGNGEYKDICFPVTKEFREQLNNAVIDAYKQALTQSQQQRAADSAPFEQPEQGSGIHMAGL, translated from the coding sequence ATGCCTAAAGCACAAAAAGCGGATAACACCGTTCAGGAAGCCGCGCAGACCGCCGCCGAGCAGCCCATGCCCATGAAGGTGGACGTTAAAATTGGCTCCATCCGTCCGGAGGGCAGCGTCCGCGCCTTTGCGTCGGTCAACCTTAACGATTGCTTCGCAATCCGCAACGTGAAGGTCATGGACAGCACCAAGGGATTGTTTGTCGCCATGCCCAGCTACAAATCGGGCAACGGCGAGTACAAGGACATCTGCTTCCCGGTCACCAAGGAATTCAGGGAGCAGCTGAACAACGCGGTCATCGACGCGTACAAGCAAGCCCTCACGCAGAGCCAGCAGCAGAGGGCGGCGGATTCGGCCCCTTTTGAGCAGCCGGAGCAGGGCTCCGGTATCCATATGGCGGGACTTTAA
- a CDS encoding DUF6133 family protein, protein MKKLFNRIVNKVNDMITKMTVKATGMFMRSRVILSSQRGEGFVDTAIKILMAVVIGALILGGLYALFGETILPTLKQRIQDMFNYGG, encoded by the coding sequence ATGAAAAAGCTCTTTAATAGAATCGTCAACAAGGTAAACGACATGATCACAAAGATGACCGTCAAAGCCACGGGGATGTTCATGAGGTCGAGGGTTATCCTCAGCTCCCAGCGCGGGGAGGGTTTCGTGGACACCGCCATAAAAATACTGATGGCCGTCGTCATCGGCGCACTCATTCTTGGCGGCCTCTACGCCCTGTTCGGTGAAACGATCCTGCCGACGCTCAAACAGCGCATCCAGGATATGTTTAACTATGGGGGCTAA
- a CDS encoding prepilin peptidase, protein MGANLDALSHLAPYVQGGFFVALLLAASVSDIRMKIIPDGVCLGVALTGMLTFEPVKLAGILAAALFLITALLFGGMDGGDIKLMAASGLVLGFSKSMAATVIGLTALLVFHGGNHIIQKLRGRTAGKAYPLAPFLSLGCIAAYFIF, encoded by the coding sequence ATGGGGGCTAACCTGGACGCTTTGTCCCATCTGGCGCCATATGTGCAGGGCGGCTTTTTTGTCGCCCTGCTCCTGGCGGCCTCAGTCTCCGATATCCGAATGAAAATCATACCCGACGGCGTCTGCCTTGGAGTCGCCCTGACCGGAATGCTCACCTTTGAACCGGTGAAGCTGGCCGGTATTCTCGCTGCCGCGCTTTTCCTGATTACCGCCCTTTTATTTGGCGGTATGGACGGCGGGGATATCAAGCTCATGGCGGCTTCAGGGCTGGTGCTGGGTTTTAGCAAAAGCATGGCCGCCACGGTCATCGGCTTAACCGCCCTGCTGGTATTCCACGGGGGCAACCATATAATCCAAAAGCTGCGCGGGAGGACTGCCGGGAAGGCATATCCTCTCGCGCCTTTTCTTTCCCTCGGCTGCATTGCGGCCTACTTCATATTTTAA
- the cpaB gene encoding Flp pilus assembly protein CpaB: MSFLKNRTVLGVICIVLALIICFGLTPLFNQSVSQKAQIIRVVKDIKAGDAITKDMVQTVEVGGYNLPEDVIKQQEAALGKYAVADLSPGDYILTAKLSDTPASENAYLYNLNGDKQAISVSIKNFAGGLSGKLISGDIVSVIAPDYKKQGMTVIPPELTYVEVIGVTASTGYDTDQQDTGTDSSAKDDSEKQLPATVTLLVSPEQSKILAELESDGKLHLSLVYRGSKESAAKFTELQDKVIEALYPKPTAQVSSQTGQAPIQETTVPSATLAVPENPVQEAGGE; this comes from the coding sequence ATGAGCTTTCTGAAAAACCGCACGGTGCTGGGAGTAATCTGCATTGTGCTGGCATTAATAATCTGTTTCGGGCTGACCCCGCTCTTTAACCAAAGTGTCTCGCAAAAGGCGCAGATCATCCGTGTTGTCAAGGACATCAAGGCCGGCGACGCCATCACCAAGGATATGGTTCAGACCGTGGAGGTCGGCGGATATAACCTGCCGGAGGATGTGATAAAGCAGCAGGAAGCCGCGCTCGGCAAGTACGCCGTTGCGGATCTTTCGCCCGGCGACTATATCCTCACAGCCAAGCTGTCGGACACTCCGGCATCGGAGAATGCCTATCTATACAACCTGAACGGCGATAAGCAGGCCATATCCGTCAGCATTAAAAACTTTGCCGGAGGCTTGTCAGGCAAGCTGATCTCCGGCGACATTGTATCGGTAATCGCGCCGGACTATAAAAAGCAGGGCATGACCGTAATACCTCCGGAGCTGACATATGTTGAGGTCATCGGCGTAACCGCCAGCACAGGCTACGATACCGATCAGCAGGACACCGGCACAGACTCATCCGCAAAGGATGACAGTGAAAAGCAGCTCCCCGCTACCGTTACCCTGCTGGTCTCACCGGAACAGTCCAAAATCCTCGCGGAGTTGGAATCGGACGGTAAGCTCCATCTGTCTCTCGTTTACAGAGGCTCCAAGGAGAGCGCCGCCAAATTTACCGAGCTTCAGGACAAGGTGATTGAAGCCCTGTACCCGAAGCCCACGGCACAGGTGTCCTCACAAACAGGACAAGCACCCATTCAGGAAACGACGGTCCCTTCGGCGACACTAGCTGTACCTGAAAATCCCGTACAGGAAGCCGGGGGTGAATAA
- a CDS encoding AAA family ATPase yields MLNFMKGSVFSRKQAEPVPEEPVQDVQVLAVWGSSGSGKTTVSVRLAKYLADQKKNVALLLCDMTTPMLPCICPPGDLECERSLGSILAATHVTDLLIKQNCVTNKKLDYLTIIGMLKGENVFTYPPYSQELAAELIDRLRDVAPYIIVDCGSAIAHDILSAVSLLEADSVLRLVNCDLKSVSYLSSQLPLLKDQKWDADKQYRVASNIKINQAGEHIESVLGNAAFKLPHSDELENLALAGNLLGELTLKDSRGFRKEIARLAKEVFGV; encoded by the coding sequence ATGCTCAATTTCATGAAGGGGAGCGTCTTCTCCCGCAAGCAGGCTGAGCCTGTGCCGGAGGAACCGGTGCAGGACGTGCAGGTGCTGGCGGTATGGGGTAGCTCCGGCAGCGGCAAGACCACTGTTAGTGTGCGTCTCGCCAAATATCTGGCGGATCAGAAGAAGAACGTGGCCCTGCTGCTGTGCGACATGACCACGCCCATGCTACCCTGTATCTGTCCGCCCGGCGACCTGGAATGTGAGCGGTCCCTCGGCAGTATCCTTGCCGCCACCCATGTGACGGATCTGCTCATCAAGCAGAACTGCGTCACCAATAAGAAACTGGATTACCTGACTATCATCGGCATGCTCAAGGGTGAAAATGTGTTCACCTATCCGCCGTATTCTCAGGAACTGGCAGCCGAGCTGATCGACCGTCTGCGGGATGTCGCGCCGTACATCATCGTCGACTGCGGCAGCGCCATCGCTCATGACATCCTATCGGCGGTATCCCTGCTGGAGGCTGATTCTGTTCTCCGACTGGTTAACTGCGACCTGAAATCCGTCAGCTACCTGTCCAGCCAGCTCCCGCTCCTGAAGGATCAAAAATGGGACGCCGACAAGCAGTACAGGGTGGCCTCCAATATCAAGATAAATCAGGCCGGAGAGCATATAGAGTCGGTCTTGGGCAATGCCGCCTTCAAGCTTCCCCATTCGGATGAGCTGGAAAATCTGGCTCTTGCGGGGAACCTGCTGGGAGAGCTGACGCTCAAGGACAGCCGCGGCTTCCGCAAGGAAATCGCCCGGCTCGCAAAGGAGGTGTTCGGCGTATGA
- a CDS encoding type II/IV secretion system ATPase subunit, translated as MSRKNHRKAVIIPPMTADRPHSVTMTGNQGLFFSSDGAARDFNSVLHEVQEHISSKYAVLITDGGTEEVKAQIKRYITKYVQDYRITVMGMTQEQLVDALYTEMAEFSFLTKYVFGAGIEEIDVNAWNDIEVQYSSGVTKKLDERFDSPEHAINVVRRMLHVSGMVLDNASPAILGHLSKNIRIAVLKTPLVDEDVGVSASIRIVNPQSMQKEDFIRGGTATGAMLDFLAECLRYGISVCVAGATSSGKTTLAGWLLTTIPDSKRIFTIENGSRELALVRQKDGKVCNSVIHTLTRMSENEKQNIDQDILLDMALRFNPEIICVGEMRGPEAYAAQESARTGHTVLTTIHSNSCEATWRRMVTLCKRKYDMADNTLMDLVTEAFPIVVFSKQLENKQRRLMEIMECEILLDGTRNYRSLFQFQITENRVEDGKFIINGCHSTLQGISPSLQKRFLENGMPQDTLKQILAAGGAA; from the coding sequence ATGAGCAGAAAGAATCACAGGAAGGCCGTAATTATACCACCCATGACAGCCGACAGACCGCACAGCGTCACCATGACAGGCAATCAGGGCCTGTTTTTTTCATCCGATGGTGCCGCCAGGGATTTCAACTCTGTGTTACACGAGGTACAAGAGCATATCTCAAGCAAATATGCCGTGCTGATTACCGACGGCGGCACGGAGGAAGTCAAGGCGCAGATCAAGAGATACATCACTAAATATGTTCAGGATTACCGCATTACTGTTATGGGCATGACGCAGGAGCAACTGGTGGATGCCCTATACACCGAAATGGCAGAGTTTTCATTCCTGACAAAATACGTCTTCGGAGCTGGTATTGAAGAAATAGATGTCAATGCCTGGAACGACATCGAGGTGCAATATAGCAGCGGAGTCACCAAAAAGCTGGACGAGCGTTTTGACAGCCCCGAACATGCCATCAACGTGGTACGGCGTATGCTTCATGTGTCCGGCATGGTACTTGATAATGCAAGCCCTGCCATCCTGGGGCATCTCTCCAAAAATATTCGTATTGCCGTACTTAAAACCCCGCTGGTGGACGAGGATGTAGGGGTATCCGCTTCCATCCGTATCGTGAATCCCCAATCCATGCAAAAAGAGGACTTCATCCGCGGCGGAACCGCTACCGGAGCGATGCTGGACTTTCTGGCCGAGTGCCTCAGATACGGTATTTCCGTCTGTGTGGCGGGGGCCACCAGCTCCGGCAAGACCACTTTAGCGGGATGGCTTCTGACTACCATACCGGACAGCAAGAGAATATTCACCATCGAAAACGGAAGCCGCGAGCTGGCATTGGTGCGCCAGAAGGATGGTAAGGTGTGCAACAGCGTCATCCATACCCTGACCCGCATGAGTGAAAACGAGAAACAGAATATCGATCAGGACATCCTGCTGGATATGGCTCTGCGCTTTAACCCCGAAATCATCTGTGTGGGCGAGATGCGCGGACCGGAAGCCTATGCCGCGCAGGAGTCAGCCAGAACCGGCCATACGGTGCTGACCACCATCCACTCCAACAGCTGCGAGGCTACATGGCGTCGAATGGTCACCCTTTGTAAAAGGAAATATGACATGGCGGACAACACGCTCATGGATCTGGTGACAGAGGCGTTCCCCATTGTGGTCTTCTCCAAGCAGCTGGAGAACAAGCAGAGAAGGCTGATGGAAATCATGGAATGCGAGATCCTGCTGGACGGCACCAGAAACTATCGCAGCCTGTTCCAGTTCCAAATTACAGAGAACCGTGTGGAGGATGGAAAATTCATCATAAACGGCTGCCACAGCACGCTGCAGGGAATCTCGCCAAGCCTTCAAAAGAGATTCCTTGAAAACGGCATGCCCCAGGATACCCTGAAACAAATCCTTGCGGCGGGAGGTGCTGCCTGA